The following proteins are encoded in a genomic region of Paenibacillus sp. FSL H3-0469:
- a CDS encoding sugar ABC transporter permease: MRQKGGRASWINAGFILPGLLLLIVFHTYPLISGFVYSLTDWNGVARSFDFIGLDNYVSLLTDARILNTLLFTFKYALVCAVIANVVALAAALALNRKMRFRNMLRSIYFLPSVLGLLIIGYIWREIFGKVIPLLGNSLHISFLQSNLLSDSDLVFWAVALVTVWQSAPLLLVIYLAGLQTIPTDLYEAASIDGANRFNEFAKITLPLIMPSITICFVLAMKNNLMVYDLLVALTGGGPGFSTESVTMLIYNVGILNNRYAYGLASSILLFIIILLTALLQVVLLRRKEVQL; the protein is encoded by the coding sequence ATGCGACAGAAAGGTGGGCGTGCCTCCTGGATAAATGCCGGGTTTATACTGCCCGGGTTGCTGTTGCTGATTGTCTTTCATACGTACCCGCTGATATCTGGATTTGTTTACAGTCTTACGGACTGGAACGGAGTGGCGAGAAGCTTTGACTTCATCGGGTTGGACAATTATGTATCATTGCTGACGGATGCCCGAATTCTAAATACACTATTATTCACTTTTAAGTATGCGCTGGTGTGCGCGGTCATAGCCAATGTAGTGGCTCTGGCCGCGGCCCTCGCGCTCAATCGCAAGATGCGGTTCAGAAATATGCTCCGTTCGATTTATTTTTTACCATCTGTTCTGGGCCTCTTAATTATCGGGTATATTTGGCGGGAAATCTTCGGCAAAGTGATTCCTTTACTAGGAAATTCTCTTCATATCAGTTTTTTGCAAAGTAATTTGCTATCCGACTCTGACTTAGTATTCTGGGCAGTTGCGTTAGTTACGGTATGGCAGTCAGCTCCTCTGCTGCTTGTGATTTACCTGGCAGGACTGCAGACCATTCCTACAGATCTGTATGAGGCGGCAAGCATCGACGGGGCAAACCGGTTCAATGAATTTGCGAAAATTACGCTTCCGTTGATCATGCCCTCCATTACGATATGTTTTGTCCTGGCCATGAAGAATAACCTGATGGTGTACGATTTGCTCGTTGCCCTGACCGGTGGCGGACCAGGCTTCAGTACCGAGTCCGTAACGATGCTGATCTATAACGTCGGAATTCTAAATAACCGCTATGCCTATGGGCTGGCCTCTTCGATTCTGCTGTTTATCATTATTCTCCTGACCGCTTTGCTGCAAGTTGTGCTGTTGCGGCGGAAGGAGGTGCAGCTGTAA
- a CDS encoding sugar ABC transporter permease — MDKVLRNRKAALVFLLPALLVYLLTVLAPILWSMYFSFFSWDGVSDMLYIGFDNYTKMFGGDKTFWKAFSNNLIYVSIIVAMQVLLGLLVAILLTSITKGRELFKTLYFAPAIITSVAIAQLFQNVYSFEPVGILNYCLQQIGLGDWSKPWLSDLHWALTAVSVPEGWRYIGLYMIILYSALISIPADIEEAARMDGASSWKLFRSIKMPLIKPVLMVSIIMATTGALKGFDIPYIMTNGGPGRVTELLPTYMYKTAFSSLDFGYGSAMAVFIVIESLIAVAFIRRMMDSKES, encoded by the coding sequence ATGGATAAAGTCCTGCGCAACCGCAAAGCCGCTCTCGTCTTTCTGCTGCCTGCATTACTGGTGTATTTACTCACCGTGCTGGCGCCTATCCTTTGGTCGATGTACTTCAGTTTCTTCTCCTGGGACGGAGTATCAGATATGCTCTATATCGGCTTTGACAATTACACCAAGATGTTCGGCGGAGATAAGACCTTCTGGAAGGCATTCAGCAACAATCTGATCTATGTCTCCATTATTGTAGCCATGCAGGTGTTGCTCGGTTTGCTGGTTGCCATCCTGCTGACCAGCATCACCAAAGGGAGAGAATTGTTCAAAACCTTATATTTTGCCCCTGCCATCATCACCTCAGTAGCGATAGCCCAGTTGTTCCAAAATGTGTATTCGTTCGAGCCGGTCGGAATCCTGAACTATTGCCTGCAGCAGATCGGTCTTGGCGACTGGAGCAAGCCTTGGCTGTCCGACCTCCATTGGGCTTTGACTGCGGTATCGGTACCTGAAGGCTGGCGTTATATCGGCCTTTATATGATTATCCTGTATAGTGCATTGATTTCCATTCCTGCCGATATCGAGGAGGCGGCCAGAATGGATGGAGCTTCTTCGTGGAAGCTGTTTCGTTCGATCAAAATGCCGCTGATTAAGCCGGTTCTGATGGTCTCAATCATTATGGCGACTACGGGGGCGCTGAAAGGGTTCGACATCCCGTATATCATGACGAACGGGGGACCCGGCCGCGTAACCGAATTATTGCCAACCTATATGTATAAAACCGCATTCTCCAGTCTGGACTTCGGCTATGGCAGCGCGATGGCTGTATTTATCGTCATTGAAAGCCTCATTGCAGTTGCCTTTATCAGACGGATGATGGACAGTAAGGAGTCCTGA
- a CDS encoding extracellular solute-binding protein, with the protein MKRYVKRLTLSLSLVVLAATVSACGGTNTNKGASETGSANPQKVDKKTYKWFVARGVDSPPAVTVKEIAEEFSRTHPEFELVLEGTGDRPSYLQKLRTLIASNEMPAMFDTDSDAYASKLVEQGKLVDMKKLLEELGKYKDFRPVALQYQQFADGSMYTFPLEYGIEVFWYNIKMFKDLGLEPPKTFDEFMEVAEKLKQSGVTPIAVDGKDKWPVLRYLAYKPFRMTGNDFIENVKQGKASFKDPAGMEGIKFVHDLGTKGYFQQGFTATDYTAARDLYLSGKAGMYYMGSWETMNFVNDKVSAEMKDNIGFFRLPMMEGATTADNDYFINSGIGVAFNKETFDDTMKEFVKFLLEQYPKAYTEKGQFSPFNYSLDQEQGMPELFYKIQDEIAKSGNVFAVPWDTRLDPATNELLGNELNALALGAHTPEEFAELMDQAIKENAPKYFK; encoded by the coding sequence ATGAAACGTTATGTCAAAAGGCTGACTCTCTCGTTATCTCTGGTTGTCCTGGCGGCGACGGTGAGCGCATGCGGAGGCACAAATACGAATAAGGGCGCTTCAGAAACAGGATCGGCAAATCCGCAGAAGGTGGACAAGAAAACATACAAGTGGTTCGTGGCCCGCGGCGTAGACAGCCCTCCGGCTGTTACTGTAAAGGAGATTGCAGAGGAGTTCTCCCGGACGCATCCTGAATTCGAGCTGGTTCTGGAAGGCACGGGGGATCGTCCGTCCTACCTGCAGAAGCTGCGGACCTTGATTGCCAGCAATGAGATGCCCGCCATGTTTGATACAGATTCGGATGCCTATGCTTCCAAGCTGGTGGAGCAAGGTAAACTGGTCGATATGAAAAAGCTGCTGGAGGAGCTGGGGAAATATAAAGATTTCCGCCCGGTGGCTCTGCAATATCAGCAGTTCGCAGACGGCAGCATGTATACTTTCCCGCTGGAATATGGCATCGAGGTATTCTGGTACAACATCAAGATGTTCAAGGATCTTGGCCTGGAGCCGCCGAAGACGTTCGATGAGTTCATGGAGGTTGCCGAGAAGCTGAAGCAAAGCGGGGTTACGCCGATTGCTGTCGACGGCAAGGATAAGTGGCCGGTTCTCCGGTATCTGGCGTACAAACCGTTCCGCATGACAGGCAATGATTTCATCGAGAATGTAAAGCAGGGCAAAGCATCCTTCAAGGACCCGGCCGGCATGGAAGGGATTAAGTTCGTTCATGATCTGGGCACCAAAGGGTACTTTCAGCAAGGATTCACTGCAACGGATTACACCGCAGCGCGCGATTTGTACCTGAGCGGCAAAGCCGGTATGTACTACATGGGTTCGTGGGAGACCATGAACTTCGTAAATGATAAGGTAAGTGCAGAAATGAAGGACAATATCGGATTTTTCCGGCTTCCCATGATGGAAGGTGCGACAACGGCTGACAATGATTATTTTATTAACTCGGGCATTGGCGTTGCCTTCAACAAGGAGACCTTCGATGATACGATGAAGGAATTCGTCAAGTTCCTTCTGGAGCAATACCCGAAGGCCTATACGGAGAAAGGTCAATTCTCGCCTTTCAATTATTCACTTGATCAAGAGCAGGGGATGCCGGAGCTCTTCTACAAGATTCAAGATGAAATCGCCAAATCCGGCAACGTCTTTGCGGTCCCGTGGGATACGCGCCTTGATCCGGCCACGAATGAGCTGCTTGGCAACGAATTGAATGCTCTGGCTCTGGGAGCGCATACTCCTGAAGAATTTGCCGAGCTGATGGATCAGGCGATTAAAGAAAACGCGCCGAAATACTTCAAATAG
- a CDS encoding sensor histidine kinase, with protein MKIHRLFLSISIRSKIIILSIACSLLPLVLIASLTFVYLSKVIENKMSDTTSNLLGSINWNIQTFVNDVEAISKLMLSSRDVQNFLSYTKNDFKEIYDLQNATRSLIVNITNNKSYIRYVYVGSGQRELITTNQWDRLTYDNIYQAVSRTKWYQQVGGMGGRGLWLNSDEVRLVKDTPNLLLYGKQLNNLETLEPIGMLIISIDRRVFDEMFRNISNAENGNLMILEQNKVIYYNSRTADLKQLPPKEMDLLYGLPERGTRIETMGGERYVITFDTNPVTQWKVVSMIPYSNINSEIVWIRNITLTLTMVAFLLAAYGSYLISKRITKQLTLLSSVARKAAKRERIEGILFQEEDEIGKIGNQFLRTFRTNSELSDKLIEARLKEREAELHALQSQINPHFLYNTLNSIYLMAERIGAKNISKMVMSLSNMFKLSLNNGDYITTVRNEIDQVKNYLEIQNIRYNGKFEVTIELEPEIEHIRMLKLLIQPLVENAIFHGIELKESQGNIYIRGRIEGETLVFEVEDDGVGFDPAVTQPKGYALRNIQERIQLHYGQNHGLRIDSIPGTGTKVTLRIGIMDEDRL; from the coding sequence ATGAAAATACACCGGCTGTTCCTGTCGATCAGCATTCGCAGCAAAATCATTATACTTTCCATCGCCTGTTCTTTGCTGCCGCTTGTCCTGATTGCTTCCTTAACCTTCGTCTATTTAAGCAAAGTGATCGAAAACAAGATGTCCGACACCACCTCCAATCTGCTGGGCTCCATCAATTGGAATATCCAGACGTTCGTGAACGATGTGGAGGCGATCTCGAAGCTGATGCTGTCCTCCCGTGACGTTCAGAATTTCCTTTCCTATACCAAGAATGATTTCAAGGAGATCTATGACCTTCAAAATGCGACCCGCAGTCTGATCGTCAATATTACCAACAACAAATCCTATATACGTTACGTTTATGTGGGCAGCGGGCAAAGGGAACTGATTACCACGAACCAATGGGACAGGTTAACGTACGACAATATCTATCAGGCAGTCTCACGGACGAAATGGTATCAACAGGTGGGAGGGATGGGCGGACGGGGCTTGTGGCTGAACAGCGATGAAGTCCGGCTTGTCAAGGATACTCCGAACCTGCTGCTGTATGGTAAACAGTTAAACAACCTGGAGACGCTCGAACCGATCGGCATGTTAATTATTTCAATCGACAGGCGGGTCTTCGATGAGATGTTTCGAAATATTTCCAACGCGGAAAACGGGAATCTGATGATTCTGGAGCAAAATAAAGTCATTTATTATAACTCCCGCACGGCCGACCTGAAGCAGCTTCCTCCCAAAGAAATGGATCTGCTTTATGGCTTGCCTGAACGGGGGACCCGCATCGAAACGATGGGCGGAGAACGGTATGTCATCACCTTCGATACCAATCCGGTAACCCAGTGGAAAGTGGTTAGCATGATCCCTTATTCTAATATCAATTCGGAAATTGTATGGATACGTAATATTACGCTAACACTGACAATGGTGGCTTTCCTGCTGGCTGCCTATGGTTCGTATTTAATCTCGAAGCGTATCACGAAGCAATTGACTTTACTCTCCTCTGTTGCCAGAAAAGCGGCCAAACGGGAGAGGATCGAAGGAATCCTTTTTCAGGAGGAAGATGAAATCGGGAAAATAGGCAATCAGTTCTTGAGGACCTTCCGCACCAACTCTGAATTATCGGACAAATTAATAGAAGCCAGGCTCAAGGAGCGGGAAGCAGAGCTGCATGCGCTGCAAAGTCAAATCAACCCGCACTTCCTGTACAATACACTGAATTCCATCTATCTGATGGCCGAACGAATCGGTGCCAAAAACATTTCGAAAATGGTCATGTCGCTGTCTAACATGTTTAAGTTAAGCTTGAATAACGGGGACTATATTACCACTGTCCGCAATGAGATCGACCAGGTGAAAAATTACTTGGAGATTCAAAATATCCGCTATAACGGAAAGTTCGAGGTGACCATTGAGCTTGAACCGGAAATTGAGCATATCCGTATGCTTAAGCTTCTGATACAGCCGCTGGTGGAGAATGCGATTTTTCATGGAATCGAGCTGAAGGAGAGCCAAGGGAATATTTACATTCGGGGACGTATCGAAGGAGAGACGCTGGTATTCGAGGTCGAGGATGACGGCGTAGGCTTTGATCCTGCGGTTACGCAGCCTAAGGGCTATGCATTAAGGAACATCCAGGAGAGGATTCAATTGCATTATGGCCAGAACCACGGGCTGCGCATCGACAGCATTCCAGGCACCGGAACCAAGGTTACCCTAAGGATCGGAATTATGGATGAAGACCGGCTATGA
- a CDS encoding carbohydrate ABC transporter permease: protein MKSNRYANWAIQLLVWLGAALMLFPLYLTVTVALKKSGEGGNIMTFPKEIYFGNFKQAIELGRYFEGLLNSTFITVISLFLIILFGASTAYGISRSRSKSSRFLYYFFISGMFVPFQVLMLPLLKQISAVGLLNKYGVILLYTTYSLFQSVFLYTGYLKSIPKELEEAAQVDGYGPFRLFWKIIFPLLKPMTATLIILNTIWIWNDFLLPLVMLSDPGEYTLPLLQYVFQTQYSTDFSLAFASYLLVMLPILLVYSGLQKYIINGIVSGAVK from the coding sequence ATGAAGTCGAACCGTTATGCAAATTGGGCTATACAGCTTCTGGTATGGCTTGGGGCTGCACTGATGCTGTTTCCGCTCTATCTGACTGTTACCGTTGCACTGAAGAAGTCTGGGGAGGGCGGCAATATTATGACTTTTCCCAAAGAAATATACTTTGGGAATTTCAAACAGGCCATTGAGCTTGGACGATATTTCGAGGGATTGCTGAATTCGACCTTCATAACAGTCATCTCCCTGTTCCTGATCATTTTGTTCGGGGCGAGCACTGCCTATGGCATTTCCCGAAGCCGTTCCAAGTCTTCCCGCTTTCTGTACTACTTCTTCATCAGCGGAATGTTCGTTCCGTTTCAGGTGCTTATGCTGCCTCTGTTGAAGCAGATCAGCGCGGTGGGGCTACTGAATAAATACGGTGTTATATTGCTCTATACGACTTACAGCCTGTTCCAAAGCGTCTTTCTCTACACTGGTTATCTAAAGTCAATTCCGAAGGAGCTGGAAGAAGCGGCTCAGGTGGATGGATACGGGCCGTTCAGGCTGTTCTGGAAAATCATTTTCCCGCTGCTGAAGCCGATGACGGCCACGCTGATCATTCTGAATACGATCTGGATCTGGAATGATTTCCTGCTGCCGCTGGTTATGCTGTCCGATCCGGGCGAATATACGCTGCCTTTGCTGCAATATGTATTCCAGACACAATATTCAACGGATTTCAGCCTGGCATTCGCGTCCTATCTGCTGGTTATGCTGCCGATATTGCTTGTATATTCCGGCCTGCAAAAATACATTATTAACGGGATCGTAAGCGGCGCTGTCAAATAG
- a CDS encoding GH32 C-terminal domain-containing protein, protein MKGSRHIFFMPEKERAPMPGTDVCGDFMPFYHEGVYYLFYLYKFCIYYTTTKDFVSYTDPEPALICGSPEDQHWHIGTGSVIHRDGVFHFYFSAFNEGHKDIEGKFEQVLMRATSTDLRSWTFDPDFFVTPDVEHYGNLHWRDPHAFWNEEAGCYWLAVTATEKDELLHRSSCTHIMTSPDLNEWTHSKKLYAPRMFDSQECHDFFKIGDKWYMIFSNLTRWWETRYRMADSPDGPWITPSFDDMFDGRAFYAAKTVTDGERHYLVGWQGIRMNMDDNAKYQWGGSVLVHELVQRPDGTLGVMPVPAVEQSFDRPLVLNPEVHLGEWSGTTSITGIERYGFGWQELVQLPEHALLQADVDWEPGTGAFGWMLHTGGDKLEQWCQVRIEPERGRLLFDRSNKFHDDYHYIEERPISLKAGEPVRIKVIISGNIIVAYANDVALAARAYDFPTGGAGLFIENGEAVFTNVEIRGNVEATL, encoded by the coding sequence ATGAAGGGCAGCAGACATATTTTCTTTATGCCGGAAAAGGAACGGGCACCGATGCCTGGTACTGACGTATGCGGGGACTTTATGCCATTTTACCATGAGGGTGTTTACTACCTGTTCTATTTATATAAATTCTGTATTTATTATACCACCACGAAGGATTTCGTAAGCTACACCGACCCGGAGCCCGCACTCATTTGCGGCAGTCCCGAAGATCAGCACTGGCATATCGGCACCGGCAGCGTCATCCACCGTGACGGCGTCTTCCATTTCTATTTCTCGGCATTTAATGAGGGGCATAAGGATATTGAAGGGAAATTCGAGCAGGTGCTGATGCGGGCAACGAGCACAGATCTCAGAAGCTGGACCTTTGATCCTGACTTTTTTGTGACACCGGATGTGGAGCATTACGGCAATTTGCACTGGCGTGACCCGCATGCCTTTTGGAATGAAGAAGCGGGCTGCTATTGGCTGGCCGTAACAGCGACCGAGAAGGATGAACTGCTCCACCGGAGCAGCTGTACCCATATCATGACTTCTCCGGATTTGAACGAATGGACGCACAGCAAGAAGCTGTACGCCCCTCGCATGTTCGACTCCCAGGAATGTCACGACTTCTTCAAGATCGGCGATAAATGGTATATGATCTTCTCCAACCTGACCCGCTGGTGGGAGACCCGTTACCGGATGGCTGACAGCCCCGATGGGCCATGGATCACGCCAAGCTTCGATGATATGTTTGACGGACGGGCGTTCTATGCAGCTAAGACCGTAACCGACGGGGAACGCCATTATCTGGTGGGCTGGCAGGGCATCCGGATGAACATGGATGACAATGCCAAGTATCAATGGGGAGGCAGTGTACTGGTTCATGAGCTGGTGCAGCGCCCGGATGGGACGCTTGGCGTGATGCCGGTCCCGGCGGTGGAGCAGTCCTTCGACCGCCCGCTTGTGCTTAACCCCGAGGTCCATCTGGGTGAATGGAGCGGGACAACCAGCATCACGGGTATTGAGCGTTATGGTTTTGGTTGGCAGGAGCTCGTGCAGCTTCCGGAGCATGCTCTGCTTCAGGCGGATGTAGACTGGGAGCCGGGAACCGGTGCCTTTGGCTGGATGCTGCACACGGGTGGAGACAAGCTGGAACAATGGTGCCAGGTTCGTATAGAGCCTGAGAGGGGGAGACTCCTGTTCGATCGTTCGAACAAATTCCACGATGATTATCATTACATCGAAGAACGTCCAATCTCCCTCAAGGCAGGGGAGCCGGTCCGGATCAAGGTGATCATCAGCGGCAACATCATTGTCGCCTATGCCAACGATGTTGCACTGGCCGCCAGAGCCTATGATTTCCCTACAGGGGGAGCCGGCCTGTTCATCGAGAACGGTGAAGCGGTCTTTACAAATGTTGAGATCAGAGGAAATGTTGAGGCAACACTTTAA
- a CDS encoding glycoside hydrolase family 172 protein, with the protein MSELYDLIHKQPGKSRRQSSWDQTGGNRDNVTVKAGASLSIGQIKGSGIIRHIWITIASEEQYVFRKMRLRMFWDGEASPSVDCPIGDFFGVGHGVASHFVSQPLNMITSQHEIETKAAMNSFFQMPYRKEAVIDIVNECEQDIVLYYYIDYTEMAVSDDCFYFHAQWRRENPTAGNMDLAALRPAHDLQTDPWWSENQVNAAKNLSGTENYCILDAEGEGHYVGCNLSIDHIDPIPGFSWPGEGDDMFFIDGDQWPPTLHGTGTEDYFCAAWGYPSGKYDSPYHGISLAAPLRGYGPAWRSKATIPFKDYSGKWTMYRFHLLDPIIFSKSLRFSIEHGHGNSQSNDYSSVAYWYQREPHKAFPEMLPVNLRLPLSEKESARKFYQGF; encoded by the coding sequence ATGAGTGAACTATACGATCTGATTCATAAACAGCCCGGCAAAAGCAGACGGCAATCGAGCTGGGACCAAACCGGAGGGAACCGGGATAATGTCACGGTCAAGGCAGGTGCCTCCTTATCTATCGGTCAAATTAAGGGATCAGGAATCATCCGTCACATTTGGATCACAATCGCTTCTGAAGAGCAGTATGTATTCCGAAAAATGCGTCTGCGCATGTTTTGGGATGGGGAAGCCTCGCCGAGTGTCGATTGCCCGATCGGTGATTTTTTCGGAGTCGGACACGGAGTAGCCAGCCATTTTGTGTCTCAGCCTCTGAATATGATTACTTCGCAGCATGAGATAGAGACCAAAGCGGCGATGAACAGTTTCTTTCAGATGCCCTACCGCAAAGAGGCGGTCATTGATATCGTGAATGAATGCGAGCAGGATATCGTGTTGTATTACTATATCGATTATACAGAAATGGCTGTAAGCGATGATTGCTTTTATTTCCATGCCCAGTGGAGACGCGAGAATCCAACGGCGGGCAACATGGACCTTGCGGCGCTGCGTCCGGCGCATGATCTGCAAACCGATCCGTGGTGGAGCGAGAATCAGGTGAATGCGGCCAAAAATCTGTCGGGAACCGAGAATTACTGCATCCTGGATGCAGAAGGAGAAGGTCACTACGTTGGCTGTAATCTGAGCATAGACCATATCGACCCGATTCCTGGCTTCAGCTGGCCGGGGGAAGGCGACGATATGTTCTTCATCGACGGAGACCAGTGGCCGCCGACGCTGCATGGCACGGGTACGGAGGATTATTTCTGTGCGGCCTGGGGATACCCCTCGGGGAAATATGATTCCCCGTATCACGGGATCTCACTAGCGGCACCGCTTCGGGGCTATGGACCTGCATGGCGCTCTAAGGCAACGATTCCCTTTAAGGATTATTCCGGTAAATGGACCATGTACCGCTTCCATCTATTGGACCCGATTATATTCAGCAAGTCCTTGCGCTTCAGCATTGAGCATGGCCACGGCAATAGTCAATCCAATGACTATTCTTCGGTCGCTTACTGGTATCAACGTGAGCCGCATAAGGCATTTCCAGAAATGCTGCCGGTGAATCTCCGGCTTCCGCTGTCCGAGAAGGAGAGCGCACGCAAATTTTATCAGGGCTTCTAG
- a CDS encoding glycoside hydrolase family 32 protein yields MSNLFYRPAGAWVGDLIPYYKDGTFRLFYLHDWRENKSVHGEGTSWFELRTSDFVHYEEMGEMLKHGSVSEQDLNCYTGSIIEAQGEYHLFYTGLNPNPEFVENGVPLQCVMHAVSTDMEQWRKIPEDTFYSDGIQYERHDWRDPFVFWNEEAGEYWMLLAARNKEGPSRRRGSIGLCASKDLRQWEIREPFWNPNMYVTHECPDLFQIGEWWYLVYSTFSERFVTHYRMSKSLSGPWTAPRNDAFDARAFYAAKTWSDGNKRYAFGWDPSKENGDDYGDWQWAGNLVVHELVQEQDGTLTVRIPETVSRHFAKEQAAVWGSRLGEWKESEGGIAAAADETFSCISAGSMPETCKISARLSFTEGTRSCGIMLRASEDNNDAYYIRLEPIHNRLVFDMWPRRIEGEMQWHIKGDHPHAVELEVPVELHADTNYNIEIVVENSVCVVYLADQVAMTTRLYNLKTGNWGCFVQEGRANFEQASLAVPN; encoded by the coding sequence TTGTCGAATTTGTTCTACAGGCCGGCAGGAGCCTGGGTGGGAGACCTCATTCCCTACTATAAAGACGGTACATTCCGTTTGTTCTATCTTCATGACTGGAGGGAGAATAAGAGTGTTCACGGAGAGGGAACTTCCTGGTTCGAGCTCCGCACAAGCGATTTCGTACACTACGAAGAAATGGGCGAAATGCTGAAGCATGGAAGTGTGAGCGAGCAGGATCTCAACTGTTACACCGGCTCGATCATCGAAGCCCAGGGAGAATATCATCTGTTCTACACCGGCCTCAATCCGAATCCGGAATTCGTAGAGAACGGAGTGCCGCTCCAATGCGTCATGCACGCCGTGAGCACGGATATGGAGCAGTGGCGGAAAATTCCCGAGGATACCTTCTATTCCGACGGAATTCAATATGAAAGGCATGACTGGCGCGATCCCTTTGTATTCTGGAACGAAGAGGCGGGGGAGTACTGGATGCTTCTCGCCGCCAGGAACAAAGAAGGTCCTTCCCGGCGCCGGGGAAGCATCGGACTCTGTGCTTCGAAGGATCTGAGGCAATGGGAAATCCGCGAACCGTTCTGGAATCCGAACATGTACGTGACCCACGAATGCCCGGACTTATTCCAAATCGGGGAATGGTGGTATCTGGTCTACTCCACGTTCTCGGAGCGGTTTGTCACCCATTACCGCATGAGTAAATCTTTAAGCGGACCTTGGACGGCGCCGAGAAACGATGCGTTTGACGCCAGAGCGTTCTATGCCGCCAAAACATGGAGTGACGGAAACAAGCGCTATGCCTTTGGCTGGGACCCAAGCAAGGAAAACGGGGATGATTACGGGGATTGGCAATGGGCCGGGAATCTGGTCGTGCATGAACTCGTTCAGGAACAGGATGGAACCTTAACGGTGCGTATCCCGGAGACGGTCTCCCGTCATTTTGCCAAGGAACAGGCTGCCGTGTGGGGTTCCCGGCTTGGGGAGTGGAAGGAGTCAGAGGGAGGGATAGCGGCGGCGGCGGACGAGACCTTCTCTTGCATATCTGCCGGTTCCATGCCGGAAACCTGCAAAATTTCAGCCCGGTTATCCTTCACCGAAGGAACCAGAAGCTGCGGGATTATGCTTCGGGCAAGCGAGGACAACAACGACGCCTATTATATTCGCCTTGAGCCTATTCATAACCGACTGGTGTTCGACATGTGGCCCCGCCGGATCGAAGGGGAGATGCAGTGGCATATCAAAGGAGACCACCCGCATGCGGTGGAGCTGGAGGTGCCGGTAGAATTACATGCCGATACGAATTATAATATCGAGATCGTTGTGGAGAATTCGGTTTGCGTCGTATACTTGGCCGATCAGGTCGCAATGACTACACGTTTGTATAATTTAAAAACCGGCAACTGGGGCTGTTTTGTTCAGGAAGGCCGGGCGAATTTTGAACAGGCATCCCTTGCGGTTCCCAACTAA
- a CDS encoding carbohydrate ABC transporter permease yields the protein MMKISGYSKAVLLVVSFALLVIQVYPLVWVFISSFKGPNDFSGDNPLSLPSQYTFDNYFNVWSKGNLGTYFSNSIIVAVTTIVLVILFSAMAAFVIEKMSFKWSQSVLFLFLCGIMIPIQVVLIPLFILYNKIGIINTLASLILPQVGFALPISIYLFVSFYKYISNEIMEAAVMDGCGVYQVFWRMIFPLSRNTIVTVVVMNLIFVWNEFIFANTFIHDLKSRTIPVGLMDYIGQYGLTDWGATFAAISITTIPTMVVYFIFNKSVISGMTAGATKG from the coding sequence ATGATGAAAATTTCTGGCTATTCCAAGGCGGTCCTTCTAGTTGTTTCCTTTGCGCTGCTTGTCATTCAAGTGTATCCGCTGGTGTGGGTGTTCATCTCCAGTTTCAAAGGTCCTAACGATTTCTCAGGGGATAATCCGCTCAGCCTGCCAAGCCAATACACCTTCGATAATTACTTCAATGTGTGGAGCAAAGGGAACCTGGGGACTTATTTCTCCAATAGTATCATAGTCGCTGTGACGACCATCGTGCTTGTGATCTTATTCAGTGCCATGGCCGCTTTTGTGATCGAGAAGATGTCGTTTAAATGGAGCCAAAGTGTGCTGTTCTTATTTCTGTGCGGCATTATGATCCCGATTCAGGTCGTGCTTATCCCGCTGTTCATTCTTTATAACAAAATAGGGATTATCAATACACTCGCTTCTCTTATTTTGCCTCAAGTAGGTTTTGCCCTGCCGATCTCGATTTATCTGTTCGTGAGCTTCTATAAATACATTTCGAATGAGATCATGGAGGCCGCTGTCATGGATGGCTGCGGTGTGTACCAGGTGTTCTGGCGGATGATCTTCCCTCTATCCCGGAATACGATCGTCACAGTTGTCGTTATGAATCTGATATTTGTCTGGAATGAATTTATATTCGCCAATACGTTTATTCATGATCTGAAATCACGGACCATTCCAGTTGGCTTAATGGATTATATCGGGCAGTACGGTTTGACGGATTGGGGAGCGACCTTTGCGGCCATCAGCATCACGACCATTCCGACGATGGTGGTCTACTTCATTTTCAACAAGAGTGTTATTTCCGGCATGACGGCAGGAGCAACGAAAGGTTGA